One Paracoccaceae bacterium genomic region harbors:
- a CDS encoding NAD-dependent succinate-semialdehyde dehydrogenase has translation MTDYPDTKLLIAGEWRDSADGRTIDVVDPATGDVIGTVAHAGRADLDAALDAAQAGFAVWSSTGVFDRYRIMRRAADLLRDRADAIARMMTREQGKPLAEARAEVMSGADVIDWFAEEGRRTYGQIIPARVPGVTQMTMKLPVGPVAAFTPWNFPINQVVRKLSGALAAGCSIIVKAPEETPAAPAALIRAFVDAGVPVGTVGLVYGVPAEISEYLIPHPVIRKISFTGSTPVGKHLAALAGQHMKRATMELGGHAPVLVFEDADVDKAATLLAATKCRNAGQVCVSPTRFLVQGAAFDPFLEKLTHGMAAIRVGNGLEDGIQMGPLANHRRLQAMETLVTDAVDRGARLMTGGQRIGNTGNFYAPTVLAEVPPDARIMHEEPFGPVAIVNRFSTLDEALTEANRLPFGLASYAFTRSAEVMHALGRGIEAGMTTINHIGLALPEVPFGGVRDSGYGTEGGSEAIEAYLVTKFVTQMAT, from the coding sequence ATGACCGACTATCCAGACACGAAGCTTCTGATCGCAGGTGAATGGCGCGACAGCGCAGATGGCCGCACCATCGATGTGGTCGATCCCGCGACCGGGGATGTCATCGGCACCGTAGCCCACGCAGGCCGTGCCGATCTGGACGCGGCGCTTGATGCCGCGCAGGCAGGTTTTGCCGTCTGGAGCAGCACCGGCGTCTTTGATCGCTACCGTATCATGCGCCGCGCCGCAGACCTGTTGCGTGACCGCGCCGACGCGATCGCCCGCATGATGACCCGCGAACAGGGCAAGCCACTGGCCGAGGCCAGGGCCGAGGTGATGAGCGGCGCGGATGTCATCGACTGGTTCGCCGAGGAAGGTCGCCGGACCTATGGCCAGATCATCCCTGCGCGGGTGCCCGGCGTCACGCAGATGACGATGAAGTTGCCGGTCGGGCCGGTCGCGGCCTTCACCCCGTGGAATTTTCCGATCAATCAGGTCGTGCGCAAGCTGTCCGGCGCGCTTGCCGCCGGGTGTTCGATCATCGTCAAGGCACCCGAGGAAACGCCAGCCGCACCGGCGGCCCTGATCCGCGCCTTTGTCGACGCCGGCGTGCCGGTCGGCACGGTGGGCCTGGTCTACGGCGTGCCCGCCGAGATCTCGGAATACCTGATCCCGCATCCGGTGATCCGCAAGATCTCGTTCACCGGATCGACGCCCGTCGGCAAGCATCTTGCCGCCCTGGCCGGTCAGCACATGAAGCGCGCGACGATGGAACTGGGTGGGCATGCGCCCGTCCTGGTGTTCGAGGACGCCGACGTGGACAAGGCTGCAACGCTGCTGGCCGCCACGAAATGCCGCAACGCAGGGCAGGTCTGCGTGTCGCCCACACGGTTCCTCGTGCAGGGTGCTGCCTTCGATCCGTTCCTCGAAAAGCTGACCCACGGAATGGCCGCAATCCGGGTCGGCAATGGGCTGGAGGACGGCATCCAGATGGGACCGCTGGCCAACCACCGCCGCCTGCAGGCAATGGAGACGCTGGTCACCGACGCCGTCGATCGGGGTGCACGGCTGATGACCGGCGGTCAGAGGATCGGCAACACGGGCAACTTCTATGCCCCCACCGTGCTGGCCGAGGTGCCGCCGGATGCCCGCATCATGCATGAGGAACCGTTTGGCCCCGTCGCGATCGTCAATCGCTTCTCGACGCTGGATGAGGCGCTGACCGAGGCCAACAGGCTGCCGTTCGGGCTGGCATCCTATGCCTTCACGCGGTCGGCCGAGGTGATGCACGCCCTTGGGCGCGGGATCGAGGCCGGAATGACGACGATCAACCACATCGGACTTGCCCTGCCCGAGGTGCCCTTTGGCGGCGTTCGCGACTCCGGCTATGGCACCGAGGGCGGGTCGGAGGCGATCGAAGCCTATCTGGTGACCAAGTTCGTCACGCAGATGGCGACCTGA
- a CDS encoding TRAP transporter small permease subunit — translation MERIADGLDRINRMVGAVVMWAALAMVLLQFGIVLLRYVFGYSSIFLNEGVLYLHASLFMLGAGYTALMNGHVRVDIFYAGMTARRKAMVDIFGHLVLLAPSLVVLLYWSWPTVSRSWAIREGAISVGGIPASYLLKTLIPAFCVLLLAQGLSALIRDMIRLKDRT, via the coding sequence ATGGAACGGATCGCAGACGGGCTGGACCGGATCAACCGCATGGTCGGCGCGGTCGTGATGTGGGCGGCGCTTGCCATGGTGTTGCTGCAGTTCGGCATCGTGCTGCTACGCTATGTCTTCGGCTATTCGTCGATCTTCCTGAACGAAGGCGTGCTCTACCTGCATGCTTCGCTTTTCATGCTGGGGGCGGGCTATACCGCCTTGATGAACGGCCATGTGCGCGTCGACATCTTTTATGCGGGCATGACCGCGCGGCGTAAGGCCATGGTCGACATCTTCGGCCATCTGGTGCTGCTCGCCCCGTCGCTGGTCGTGCTTCTGTACTGGTCGTGGCCGACCGTCAGCCGATCCTGGGCAATCCGCGAAGGGGCGATCTCAGTCGGCGGCATCCCGGCATCATACCTGCTGAAAACCCTGATACCCGCGTTCTGCGTGCTTCTGCTGGCGCAGGGCCTGTCTGCCCTCATCCGTGACATGATCCGCCTGAAGGACAGGACATGA
- a CDS encoding extracellular solute-binding protein, with translation MLGRTFLKGSVSALAAAVLVAGWVAPAAAQSTQVVMQDPGGGYGEALRKVMYDPFTKETGIEVVTVQEARSGPRIKAQVEAGRTEWDLTFIFDQETKLLGDCCLADIDYSKLSEGAQKTLAAMPDNLKRPKGVALQVIGVGLVYNTDRFPPENGPKSWADFWNVEKFPGKRCMPGWPRFVMEAALMADGVEKEALYPLDMERALKKIEEIKPHIAKWWTTSAQPPQLLLDGEADMCMTYTGSTSKLALEGAPIEVEWNQGFVYYDFFSIPKGAPNYDNALKLLSWRLEPERAAELTSNFPVALPSSVVFEAADPAVSIYWANNPANVSRAIEWSPDYWGAPSPDGRSTNEEYGQELLNALLAK, from the coding sequence ATGCTTGGACGGACATTCCTGAAGGGTTCGGTGTCGGCACTGGCCGCTGCCGTTCTGGTGGCAGGCTGGGTGGCGCCCGCGGCCGCGCAGAGCACGCAGGTGGTCATGCAGGACCCCGGCGGTGGCTATGGCGAGGCGCTGCGCAAGGTGATGTACGACCCCTTCACCAAGGAAACCGGCATCGAGGTCGTGACCGTGCAAGAGGCCCGGTCCGGCCCGCGGATCAAGGCACAGGTCGAAGCCGGTCGAACCGAATGGGACCTGACGTTCATATTCGATCAGGAAACCAAACTTCTGGGCGATTGCTGCCTGGCAGACATCGACTACAGCAAGCTGTCCGAAGGCGCACAGAAGACCCTGGCGGCAATGCCCGACAACCTGAAGCGGCCGAAGGGCGTGGCGTTGCAGGTGATCGGGGTTGGCCTTGTCTACAACACCGATCGCTTCCCGCCCGAGAACGGCCCGAAAAGCTGGGCCGACTTCTGGAACGTCGAGAAGTTCCCGGGCAAGCGCTGCATGCCCGGTTGGCCGCGCTTCGTGATGGAAGCCGCGCTGATGGCCGACGGCGTCGAGAAGGAAGCGCTCTATCCGCTCGACATGGAGCGCGCGCTGAAGAAGATCGAAGAGATCAAGCCCCACATCGCCAAGTGGTGGACAACCTCGGCCCAGCCGCCGCAACTGCTGCTGGATGGCGAGGCCGACATGTGCATGACCTACACCGGCTCGACCAGCAAGCTGGCGCTCGAAGGCGCGCCGATCGAGGTCGAGTGGAACCAGGGGTTCGTCTACTACGACTTCTTCTCGATCCCCAAGGGCGCGCCGAACTACGACAACGCCCTGAAACTTCTGTCATGGCGGCTGGAGCCCGAGCGGGCGGCAGAATTGACATCGAACTTTCCGGTCGCCCTGCCCTCGTCCGTGGTGTTCGAGGCGGCGGATCCAGCGGTCAGCATCTACTGGGCGAACAATCCCGCCAACGTGTCGCGCGCCATCGAATGGAGCCCGGACTACTGGGGCGCCCCGTCGCCGGACGGCCGGTCGACGAACGAGGAATACGGCCAGGAACTGCTGAACGCGCTTCTGGCGAAGTAA
- a CDS encoding urocanate hydratase, translating into MNNPRHNTRDIFPATGTEITAKSWLTEAPLRMLMNNLHPDVAENPHELVVYGGIGRAARTWEDFDQICASLRELEADQTLLVQSGKPVGVFRTHKDAPRVLIANSNLVPHWATWDHFNELDRRGLAMYGQMTAGSWIYIGTQGIVQGTYETFAEAGRQHYGGSLKGRWILTGGLGGMGGAQPLAAVMAGACCLAVECDETRADFRIRTRYCDAKAHTLDEALAMIDTWTRAGEAKSVALIGNAADVFPEILARMKAGGMRPDIVTDQTSAHDPVHGYLPQGWTVGEWRAMQETDPKAVEKAARASMRAHVAAMVEFWNAGVPTLDYGNNIRQVAQEEGLENAFAFPGFVPAYIRPLFCRGIGPFRWAALSGDPEDIYKTDARMKELFPENAHLHNWLDMARDRIAFQGLPARIMWIGLGDRHRAGLAINDMVRKGELKAPVVIGRDHLDSGSVASPNRETEAMKDGSDAVSDWPLLNALLNCASGATWVSLHHGGGVGMGFSQHSGMVICCDGTDDADRRIANVLWNDPATGVMRHADAGYDIALDCAREHGLNLPAILKR; encoded by the coding sequence ATGAACAACCCGCGTCACAACACCCGCGACATATTTCCTGCCACCGGCACCGAGATCACCGCGAAAAGCTGGCTGACCGAGGCGCCGCTGCGGATGCTGATGAACAACCTGCATCCCGACGTCGCCGAGAACCCGCACGAGCTGGTCGTCTATGGCGGCATTGGCCGTGCAGCCCGCACCTGGGAGGATTTCGACCAGATCTGCGCCAGCCTGCGTGAACTGGAGGCCGATCAGACCTTGCTGGTACAATCGGGCAAGCCGGTGGGCGTGTTCCGCACCCACAAGGATGCCCCGCGCGTGCTGATCGCCAACTCGAACCTCGTGCCGCATTGGGCAACCTGGGACCATTTCAACGAACTCGACCGCAGGGGCTTGGCCATGTACGGCCAGATGACTGCGGGCTCGTGGATCTACATCGGCACGCAGGGCATTGTGCAGGGCACCTATGAGACCTTTGCCGAAGCCGGGCGGCAGCATTACGGCGGGTCGCTCAAGGGCCGCTGGATTCTGACGGGCGGCCTGGGTGGCATGGGTGGCGCGCAACCGCTTGCGGCGGTGATGGCAGGGGCCTGCTGCCTGGCGGTTGAATGCGACGAGACGCGCGCGGATTTCCGCATCCGCACCCGGTACTGCGACGCCAAGGCGCATACCCTGGACGAAGCCCTGGCCATGATCGACACATGGACAAGGGCGGGCGAGGCGAAGTCGGTCGCGCTGATCGGCAACGCCGCCGACGTGTTCCCCGAGATCCTTGCGCGGATGAAGGCGGGCGGCATGCGCCCCGACATCGTGACCGACCAGACCTCGGCGCATGACCCGGTGCATGGCTACCTGCCGCAGGGCTGGACCGTGGGAGAGTGGCGCGCCATGCAGGAAACCGACCCGAAGGCCGTGGAGAAGGCCGCCCGCGCCAGCATGCGGGCGCATGTGGCGGCGATGGTCGAGTTCTGGAACGCAGGCGTGCCGACGCTGGACTATGGCAACAACATCCGGCAGGTCGCGCAGGAGGAGGGGCTGGAAAACGCCTTCGCCTTCCCGGGCTTCGTGCCCGCCTACATCCGGCCGCTGTTCTGCCGCGGGATCGGGCCGTTCCGCTGGGCGGCGCTGTCTGGCGACCCCGAGGACATCTACAAGACCGACGCCCGGATGAAGGAACTGTTCCCCGAGAATGCCCATCTGCACAACTGGCTGGACATGGCGCGCGACCGCATCGCGTTCCAGGGCCTGCCCGCGCGCATCATGTGGATCGGTCTGGGCGACCGGCACCGCGCCGGTCTGGCCATCAACGACATGGTCCGCAAGGGCGAGTTGAAGGCCCCCGTGGTGATCGGGCGCGACCATCTGGACAGCGGATCGGTCGCCAGCCCCAACCGCGAAACCGAGGCAATGAAGGACGGGTCGGATGCCGTATCCGATTGGCCGCTGCTCAACGCGCTTCTGAATTGTGCATCGGGTGCCACATGGGTCAGTCTGCATCACGGTGGCGGCGTCGGAATGGGGTTCAGCCAGCATTCCGGTATGGTCATCTGCTGTGACGGCACTGACGATGCGGACCGACGCATCGCCAACGTCCTGTGGAACGACCCCGCGACCGGTGTGATGCGTCATGCCGATGCGGGCTACGATATCGCGCTGGATTGCGCCCGCGAACACGGCCTGAACCTGCCGGCCATCCTGAAACGCTGA
- a CDS encoding IclR family transcriptional regulator yields the protein MDKAFIKGLRLIEALALSEQPRGVTDLAAELSMTKSNIHRLLTTLMAQGYVRQIPPHSTYELTTRIWELGSHVMRRMDLIKVARPAMARLAETTGETIHLSVLDGTDVVYLDKIESAHHIRAHTSVGARAPAFTVATGKAMLAMLPESYLDRFAPHLRSYTETTRTTLDALRADVRLAREQGYAIVLHGEWRDGIAACACAIRGRSGELVGAIGLSGPDSRVKRKQLLQYSANVMAAARAISTALGYGGQP from the coding sequence ATGGACAAAGCCTTCATCAAGGGCCTTCGACTGATCGAGGCGTTGGCCCTGAGCGAACAGCCGCGCGGTGTCACCGATCTTGCTGCCGAGCTGTCGATGACGAAAAGCAACATCCACCGCCTGCTGACCACGCTCATGGCCCAGGGATACGTGCGCCAGATTCCGCCGCATAGCACCTACGAGTTGACAACCCGCATCTGGGAACTGGGAAGCCACGTCATGCGCCGGATGGACCTGATCAAGGTTGCCCGGCCCGCCATGGCGCGGCTTGCCGAAACCACCGGCGAGACGATCCATCTTTCGGTCCTTGACGGCACCGACGTGGTCTATCTCGACAAGATCGAAAGCGCCCATCACATCCGTGCCCACACCAGCGTGGGGGCACGGGCACCCGCCTTCACGGTTGCGACCGGAAAGGCCATGCTGGCAATGTTGCCGGAAAGCTATCTTGACCGCTTTGCGCCGCACTTGCGCAGCTATACCGAAACCACCCGCACCACCCTTGACGCCCTGCGCGCCGACGTGCGGCTGGCCCGCGAGCAGGGCTATGCGATCGTCCTGCATGGCGAATGGCGTGACGGCATAGCGGCCTGCGCCTGCGCGATCCGTGGGCGTTCCGGCGAGCTTGTGGGTGCAATCGGCCTGTCGGGGCCGGACTCGCGTGTCAAACGCAAGCAGCTTCTGCAATATTCGGCCAACGTAATGGCGGCGGCCCGTGCGATATCGACCGCGTTGGGATATGGCGGTCAGCCATGA
- a CDS encoding TRAP transporter substrate-binding protein codes for MKRRSFIATAGIGAAAATLAAPAIAQDVRKWRLVSAWPRNLPGPGVAAQMLADRITALSGGRIEVELFAAGEIVPGPGVFDAVAEGTAEIYHAVPAYWGSKSKGILLFGSQPLGLTAIEQHGWMLHGGGQALYDEMYGRFGLKPFLCGNSGPQWAGWFRSEITSLDDLKGLKYRTTGLNSEVMSKLGVAVEAMSGPAMFQALQSGALDAGEFIGPWSDSALGLQQVAKNYYGPGVGEPSSAEECAVNLAVWNDLPDDLKQAVTYAAESLYNPVLTEYNTKHALALRELVSQHGVTVREWPEEIIVAMGNAMGEVIADLRASDDELVVRITESFLAYRKLMVEYMPHADSGQMVARGLGYNYGG; via the coding sequence ATGAAACGACGCTCATTCATTGCAACCGCCGGCATCGGCGCCGCTGCCGCGACGCTGGCGGCCCCGGCCATCGCGCAGGATGTCCGCAAATGGCGCCTCGTCTCTGCCTGGCCGCGCAATCTGCCCGGCCCTGGCGTCGCGGCGCAGATGCTGGCCGACCGGATCACCGCCCTTTCCGGCGGGCGGATCGAGGTGGAACTGTTCGCAGCCGGCGAGATCGTGCCAGGCCCGGGCGTATTCGACGCGGTCGCCGAAGGCACTGCCGAGATCTATCATGCCGTGCCCGCCTACTGGGGATCAAAGTCCAAGGGCATCCTGTTGTTCGGCAGCCAGCCGCTGGGCCTGACGGCCATCGAACAGCACGGCTGGATGCTGCACGGCGGCGGCCAGGCGCTCTACGACGAGATGTACGGCCGCTTCGGGCTCAAGCCGTTCCTCTGCGGCAACTCGGGCCCGCAATGGGCAGGGTGGTTCCGCAGCGAGATCACCTCGCTCGATGACCTGAAGGGGCTGAAGTACCGCACCACGGGTCTCAACTCGGAGGTGATGTCCAAGCTTGGCGTGGCCGTCGAGGCGATGTCCGGCCCGGCGATGTTCCAGGCGTTGCAGTCGGGTGCGCTGGATGCGGGCGAGTTCATCGGGCCGTGGTCGGACAGCGCGCTGGGGCTTCAGCAGGTGGCCAAGAACTACTACGGACCGGGTGTCGGGGAACCGTCATCCGCCGAAGAATGCGCAGTGAACCTGGCGGTGTGGAACGACCTGCCGGATGACCTGAAGCAGGCGGTGACCTATGCGGCCGAAAGCCTCTACAACCCGGTGCTGACCGAGTACAACACCAAGCATGCGCTCGCCCTGCGCGAACTGGTCAGCCAGCATGGCGTGACCGTGCGCGAGTGGCCCGAAGAGATCATCGTGGCGATGGGCAACGCCATGGGCGAGGTCATCGCCGACCTGCGTGCATCGGACGACGAACTGGTCGTGCGGATCACCGAAAGCTTCCTCGCGTATCGCAAGCTGATGGTCGAATACATGCCCCACGCCGACAGTGGCCAGATGGTCGCACGGGGACTCGGCTACAACTACGGCGGCTGA
- a CDS encoding TRAP transporter large permease subunit has protein sequence MTLPLDLLMFAALIAVILLGYPVAFSIAGVATAFALLGHLTGDFQLNLMGALGQRFFAVLTNPVLTAIPLFVLMGVVLERSRIAEELLETMGRLFGGIRGGLGVSVMLVGALLAASTGIVGATVVAMGMIALPAMLRNGYNPRLASGMVCTAGTLGQIIPPSTLLIILAEVMSSAFQQAQYKQGKFSIETISVGQTFAAALVPGLLLVMIYILYILGRAWLIPGDAPAMRETAQKPAGREIAAAILPPVLLIFAVLGAILGGIASPNEAAAVGAIGAILLAGLKQGAPRWLILAGAASLLALAVAAGMAPVRLQRSDAGTAQYAIAAVYSGLAIIGIAAIGAALLATFRRGIALAAMGQTMVVTSMIFATILMASYFSLVFVGLGGEHRVAAILTALPGGPTGALFFAMAFIFVLGFFLDFVEISVILLPLLVPPLILMGHDPIWLAVLIAVNLQTSFLTPPFGFSLFYLRGAAPPSITTGMIYQGVVPFILLQIVAMALIWLMPGTSTWLPRAVF, from the coding sequence ATGACCCTTCCGCTTGACCTGCTGATGTTCGCGGCGCTGATCGCGGTGATCCTGCTGGGCTATCCGGTTGCGTTCTCCATTGCCGGCGTGGCCACGGCCTTTGCGCTGCTGGGCCATCTGACGGGCGACTTCCAGTTGAACCTGATGGGCGCACTGGGACAGCGGTTCTTTGCGGTGCTGACCAACCCGGTGCTGACGGCGATACCGCTGTTCGTGCTCATGGGCGTGGTTCTGGAGAGGTCCCGCATCGCCGAGGAACTGCTGGAGACGATGGGGCGCCTGTTTGGCGGCATCCGCGGCGGTCTGGGTGTGTCGGTCATGCTGGTAGGCGCGCTTCTGGCGGCCTCGACCGGTATCGTGGGCGCAACCGTGGTGGCCATGGGCATGATCGCCCTGCCTGCCATGCTGCGCAATGGCTACAACCCCCGCCTGGCATCGGGCATGGTCTGCACTGCCGGAACGCTGGGCCAGATCATTCCGCCCTCGACCCTTCTCATCATCCTTGCCGAGGTGATGTCATCCGCCTTCCAGCAGGCGCAGTACAAGCAGGGCAAGTTTTCCATCGAGACGATCTCGGTCGGCCAGACCTTTGCGGCAGCCCTGGTGCCCGGACTGCTGCTGGTGATGATCTATATCCTCTACATCCTGGGGCGCGCGTGGCTGATCCCGGGCGACGCGCCCGCGATGCGTGAAACAGCACAGAAACCGGCAGGGCGCGAGATTGCGGCTGCCATCCTGCCACCGGTGCTGCTGATCTTTGCCGTGCTCGGCGCGATCCTTGGCGGCATCGCATCACCCAACGAGGCGGCAGCGGTGGGGGCAATCGGGGCGATCCTGCTTGCGGGACTGAAGCAGGGCGCGCCGCGGTGGCTGATCCTTGCGGGGGCGGCGTCGCTGCTGGCGCTGGCGGTCGCGGCGGGGATGGCGCCTGTCCGTCTGCAGCGGTCCGACGCCGGAACGGCACAGTATGCCATTGCTGCGGTCTATTCCGGCCTGGCCATCATCGGTATTGCCGCCATCGGTGCGGCCCTGCTGGCCACCTTCAGACGCGGCATCGCACTCGCGGCGATGGGACAGACGATGGTGGTCACCTCGATGATCTTCGCCACCATCCTGATGGCTTCGTATTTCTCGCTGGTCTTCGTAGGTCTGGGGGGCGAGCACCGGGTTGCGGCCATCCTGACGGCACTGCCCGGCGGGCCGACCGGGGCGCTGTTCTTTGCAATGGCCTTCATCTTCGTTCTCGGCTTCTTTCTGGATTTTGTCGAAATCTCGGTCATCCTGCTGCCGCTCCTGGTGCCGCCGCTGATCCTGATGGGGCATGATCCGATCTGGCTGGCCGTGCTTATCGCCGTGAACCTGCAGACCTCCTTCCTGACGCCACCTTTCGGATTCTCGCTGTTCTACCTGCGGGGCGCTGCACCGCCCAGCATCACCACGGGCATGATCTATCAGGGCGTCGTGCCTTTTATCCTGTTGCAGATCGTGGCGATGGCGCTCATCTGGCTGATGCCGGGGACAAGCACCTGGCTGCCCCGTGCCGTGTTCTAG